One window of the Rosa rugosa chromosome 3, drRosRugo1.1, whole genome shotgun sequence genome contains the following:
- the LOC133737111 gene encoding receptor-like protein kinase THESEUS 1, giving the protein MLKMKLVSWVTLVLAIVVFVSHGACGLFNPVDNYLIACGSSKNVTFQGRTFVPDTLQPSLVLKSANSLVASSSSNAPSPIYQSARIFKEASSYKFKIQEEGRHWVRLYFYPLANSGQNLTSAPITVVTDSFVLLNNFTFENYTSSYLFKEYAINVTSDSLTLTIIPSNSSVAFVNAIEVVSIPDELIPDQAYAINPSAPFSGLSALALQTMYRLNMGGPLLTAENDTLKRTWENDLKYLHVDSSAVNVSINPASIKYPVTVTPEIAPNWVYATAEAMGDANVPNGNFNITWVFPADPNYLYLVRVHFCDIVSKALNNLVFNLFINSDNVLASLDLSSITGDLNVPYYKDFVSNSSADSNTLTVSVGPDTMADVTNAILNGLEILKISNDLGSLDGSLSVQSLLPSSPSKSNKILILVGCVVGAVALVAIIALFYCCLASRQSKTTPNQGHPWLLLPLYGSSQTMTKMSTTSQKSATATCISLASSNLGRLFMFQEILDATSKFDESLLLGVGGFGRVYMGTLEDGTKVAVKRGNPRSEQGLAEFRTEIEMLSKLRHRHLVSLIGYCDERSEMILVYEYMANGPLRSHLYGTDLPTLSWKLRLEICIGAARGLHYLHTGAAQSIIHRDVKTTNILLDENFVAKVADFGLSKAGPAIDQTHVSTAVKGSFGYLDPEYFRRQQLTEKSDVYSFGVVLMEVLCTRPALNPVLPREQVNIAEWAMTWQKKGMLDQIMDPNLAGKVNPASLKKFGETAEKCLAEYGVDRPSMGDVLWNLEYALQLEETSSALMEPEDNSTNHIRDIEFTPLEPFDNSVSMIEGGHSGTDDDAEDAATSAVFSQLVNPRGR; this is encoded by the coding sequence ATGTTGAAGATGAAACTAGTCAGTTGGGTAACTTTGGTTCTGGCCATTGTTGTGTTTGTGAGTCATGGAGCCTGTGGTTTATTCAATCCTGTTGATAACTACTTGATTGCTTGTGGTTCTTCGAAAAATGTCACATTTCAAGGCCGAACCTTTGTTCCTGATACACTGCAACCTTCCCTTGTACTGAAAAGTGCAAATTCTTTAGTTGCTAGCTCCAGTTCCAATGCCCCTTCTCCTATTTACCAATCTGCTCGAATTTTCAAGGAAGCTTCTTCCTATAAATTCAAAATCCAGGAAGAAGGCCGGCATTGGGTCCGGCTTTATTTCTACCCTTTAGCAAATTCGGGCCAAAATTTGACGTCTGCTCCGATAACTGTGGTCACCGATAGCTTTGTACTCTTGAACAACTTCACTTTTGAGAACTATACTAGTTCTTATCTGTTCAAGGAGTATGCAATCAATGTAACTTCAGATAGTTTGACCCTCACCATCATTCCTTCAAACAGTTCAGTTGCTTTTGTTAATGCAATTGAAGTTGTCTCGATCCCGGATGAGCTAATCCCTGATCAGGCATATGCTATAAATCCATCTGCTCCTTTTAGTGGTCTTTCTGCACTTGCCCTTCAAACAATGTACCGATTAAACATGGGGGGTCCTTTGCTCACTGCTGAGAATGATACCCTTAAAAGAACTTGGGAGAATGATTTAAAATACCTTCATGTCGACAGCTCTGCAGTGAATGTATCAATCAACCCTGCCAGCATAAAGTATCCGGTCACTGTCACACCAGAAATAGCACCAAATTGGGTCTATGCCACTGCTGAAGCCATGGGAGATGCGAATGTGCCAAATGGAAACTTCAACATAACTTGGGTCTTTCCAGCAGATCCAAATTATTTGTATCTTGTTCGGGTACATTTCTGTGATATTGTCAGCAAGGCACTGAATAACCTAGTTTTCAATCTTTTCATCAATTCCGACAATGTGCTCGCGAGTCTTGACCTCTCTTCCATTACTGGTGACTTGAATGTGCCGTATTACAAAGACTTTGTTTCCAACTCCTCAGCAGATTCAAATACTTTGACAGTCAGTGTAGGTCCAGATACAATGGCTGATGTCACTAATGCAATTCTGAATGGCTTGGAGATTTTGAAGATCAGCAATGACTTGGGGAGCTTGGACGGGTCTTTGTCTGTTCAGAGTCTCCTTCCCAGTTCACCCTCGAAGAGCAATAAGATACTAATCTTAGTTGGGTGTGTTGTAGGAGCTGTGGCTCTTGTGGCAATAATTGCTCTCTTTTATTGCTGCCTGGCATCTCGCCAGTCGAAGACTACTCCTAACCAAGGGCATCCATGGCTGCTTCTGCCCTTGTATGGAAGCTCTCAGACAATGACCAAAATGTCCACAACTTCACAGAAGAGTGCAACAGCTACCTGCATTTCATTAGCTTCCTCCAATCTTGGCCGCTTATTCATGTTCCAAGAAATCCTAGATGCAACCAGCAAGTTTGATGAGAGCCTACTTCTCGGGGTTGGCGGTTTTGGCAGAGTTTACATGGGAACACTAGAAGATGGGACAAAAGTAGCTGTTAAAAGAGGAAACCCCAGATCTGAACAAGGTCTTGCTGAATTCCGAACTGAGATTGAAATGTTGTCTAAGCTTCGTCATCGCCACCTTGTGTCTCTTATTGGTTACTGTGATGAAAGGTCAGAGATGATTCTTGTGTATGAATACATGGCTAATGGACCGCTCCGGAGCCATTTGTATGGAACAGATTTGCCTACCCTATCATGGAAGCTACGCCTTGAAATTTGCATCGGGGCTGCAAGAGGGCTCCATTATCTTCACACTGGTGCAGCTCAAAGCATAATTCACCGAGATGTGAAGACAACAAACATTCTTTTGGATGAGAACTTTGTAGCCAAAGTTGCAGATTTTGGCCTCTCAAAAGCAGGTCCAGCTATAGATCAGACTCATGTCAGTACAGCTGTTAAGGGTAGTTTTGGTTACCTTGATCCTGAATACTTTAGGAGGCAGCAGCTCACTGAGAAATCAGATGTGTATTCGTTTGGTGTAGTTCTAATGGAAGTTCTTTGCACAAGACCAGCTTTGAACCCGGTTCTTCCCAGAGAGCAAGTGAACATAGCAGAATGGGCAATGACCTGGCAAAAGAAGGGCATGCTGGACCAAATCATGGACCCGAATCTGGCTGGGAAGGTAAATCCAGCTTCTCTTAAGAAGTTTGGTGAGACAGCTGAGAAGTGCCTTGCCGAGTATGGTGTTGATAGGCCATCAATGGGAGATGTCTTGTGGAATCTTGAATATGCTCTTCAGCTTGAGGAGACTTCATCTGCGCTCATGGAACCTGAAGATAACAGCACGAACCACATACGAGATATTGAATTTACACCACTTGAGCCATTTGACAACAGTGTGAGTATGATCGAGGGAGGGCACTCCGGCACAGATGACGATGCTGAAGATGCTGCCACAAGTGCTGTGTTCTCTCAGCTAGTCAATCCTCGTGGAAGATGA